In bacterium, one genomic interval encodes:
- the nuoI gene encoding NADH-quinone oxidoreductase subunit NuoI — MREVLKALGNVFLKMPWGFWVTFKHIFKKPVTLDYPRKKKPMAPRYRGLHYLERYDDGTERCVCCGLCAAACPADAIYMEPEETENGERKAKVYEINLIRCIFCGFCEEACPEEAIFLGQEYEFSNFDRNSFIWRKQDMLVPFPRKDNPFKRMIRRVRKVYGVPNAVR, encoded by the coding sequence ATGAGAGAAGTACTCAAAGCGCTCGGCAATGTGTTCCTGAAGATGCCCTGGGGATTCTGGGTCACCTTCAAGCACATATTCAAGAAGCCGGTGACTCTGGACTATCCGCGGAAGAAAAAGCCGATGGCGCCGCGGTACCGTGGATTGCATTATCTGGAGCGCTACGATGACGGCACTGAGCGGTGCGTCTGTTGTGGGCTGTGTGCCGCCGCCTGTCCCGCCGATGCGATATATATGGAGCCCGAGGAGACCGAGAACGGCGAACGCAAAGCCAAAGTGTATGAGATCAACTTGATACGCTGCATTTTCTGCGGATTCTGCGAAGAGGCCTGTCCGGAGGAAGCGATCTTCCTGGGGCAGGAGTATGAATTCTCCAATTTCGATCGGAATTCATTTATCTGGAGGAAGCAGGACATGCTGGTGCCGTTCCCGCGCAAAGATAACCCGTTCAAACGGATGATCCGCCGAGTGCGGAAAGTCTATGGAGTGCCCAACGCGGTCCGATGA
- a CDS encoding NADH-quinone oxidoreductase subunit J translates to MNIDTIIFFISAVVAVFGATMMISQRNPVASVLYMILSLVAQAVVYIQLSALFVGAMLVIVYAGAILVLFLFVIMLLNLRGREDLGAHSSPISKATKYVVSLLLFVELIFIIKSVALGGPVAGLMGTTPPTDDFGSVKSVSMLLFTKYLYPFELTGILLLIAVVGAVVIARRDRAEDAEESKEAPETTSEQTDEAVTK, encoded by the coding sequence ATGAATATTGATACCATCATATTCTTCATCTCCGCTGTAGTTGCGGTGTTTGGTGCGACCATGATGATCTCGCAGCGCAACCCGGTAGCATCGGTGTTGTACATGATCCTCTCGCTGGTCGCTCAGGCAGTGGTGTATATCCAGCTCAGCGCGCTGTTTGTCGGCGCGATGCTGGTGATCGTGTATGCCGGCGCCATCTTGGTGCTATTCCTCTTTGTGATCATGTTGCTGAACCTGCGTGGCCGGGAGGATCTTGGCGCGCATTCTTCTCCGATCAGCAAGGCGACCAAGTACGTTGTTTCGCTGCTGTTGTTCGTTGAACTGATTTTTATCATCAAGAGTGTGGCGCTGGGCGGTCCGGTGGCCGGCTTGATGGGGACTACTCCGCCGACGGATGACTTCGGGTCGGTGAAGTCGGTGTCAATGCTCTTATTCACCAAGTATCTATATCCGTTCGAACTGACCGGTATCCTGCTACTGATCGCCGTCGTAGGCGCAGTGGTGATCGCCCGACGCGATCGCGCTGAGGATGCCGAGGAGTCGAAGGAAGCACCAGAAACGACATCCGAGCAGACGGATGAGGCGGTGACGAAATGA
- the nuoK gene encoding NADH-quinone oxidoreductase subunit NuoK codes for MTLPISAYLTLAAVLFGIGTVGVLISRNMIVMFMSIELMLNSANLALIAFSRALNLMDGHVMVFLVLTVAAAEAAVGLAMIITIFRNRETINIDRYSMLKW; via the coding sequence ATGACGCTTCCAATCTCGGCGTATTTGACTCTCGCCGCGGTGCTGTTTGGGATAGGGACAGTGGGTGTCCTGATCTCCAGAAACATGATCGTCATGTTCATGTCGATCGAGTTGATGCTCAATTCGGCGAATCTTGCTTTGATCGCGTTTTCGCGAGCGCTCAACCTGATGGACGGACATGTTATGGTCTTTTTGGTCCTGACGGTCGCTGCTGCTGAGGCCGCGGTCGGGCTGGCAATGATCATCACCATTTTCCGCAACCGGGAGACGATAAATATCGACCGGTACAGCATGCTGAAATGGTAG
- the nuoL gene encoding NADH-quinone oxidoreductase subunit L: protein MVDYLFLIPLLPLIGFLINGLLIGRLPKPVISIVGCASIGASFILSLVSFFELRSMAEGARAMEQVLFTWIPSGSFHVDIAYLLDPLSAVMILVVTGVGFLIHVYSVGYMSHDPGYGRYFAYLNLFTFSMLTLVLANNYLLMFVGWEGVGLCSYLLIGFWFEKKSASDAGKKAFIVNRIGDFGFLLGMFIIFWQVGSLDYSKVMAAAPTVFVAGGGLITAACLLMFVGATGKSAQLPLYVWLPDAMEGPTPVSALIHAATMVTAGVYMIARSSALFVLAPDALMVVAIIGALTALFAATIGLVQNDIKRVLAYSTVSQLGYMFLACGVAAFSAGVFHLMTHAFFKALLFLGAGSVIHAMSSEQDIRKMGGLKKHLPITYWTFLLACLAIAGIPGFSGFFSKDEILWKAYSSSHGHLMLYVIGLVTAIMTAFYMFRLLYLTFWGSERMDKHTKEHIHESPKMMTVPLMVLAVLSVIGGYVGMPHVLGATNYFEEWLAPVLASSAGHGAEVSTEMHMSGAGNAGLELTLMFVTVILAVGAILLAHRMYLRKPEMATNIREKFSGLHKLLLNKYFVDEIYGALVVRPLVYFSVFLWKVVDVLIIDGLANGIAVVGQDASELLKYAQSGRVRGYATVFVTGVVVIVGYLVLR from the coding sequence ATGGTTGATTACCTTTTTCTGATACCCCTATTGCCGCTGATCGGCTTTCTGATCAACGGGCTTCTGATCGGACGACTTCCCAAGCCGGTGATCTCGATCGTTGGCTGTGCCTCGATCGGTGCATCGTTCATTCTTTCGCTCGTTTCGTTTTTCGAGTTGAGGTCGATGGCTGAAGGGGCGCGGGCTATGGAACAGGTGCTGTTTACCTGGATCCCGTCGGGAAGTTTCCATGTCGATATCGCCTATTTGCTCGATCCACTGTCGGCAGTGATGATCCTGGTCGTGACCGGGGTTGGGTTCCTGATCCATGTCTATTCAGTCGGCTATATGAGCCACGATCCGGGGTATGGACGTTATTTCGCATATCTGAATCTCTTTACTTTCTCGATGCTCACGCTGGTGTTGGCCAACAATTACCTGCTGATGTTCGTCGGGTGGGAAGGGGTCGGGCTCTGCTCGTATCTGTTGATCGGTTTCTGGTTTGAAAAGAAGTCGGCCTCGGATGCGGGAAAGAAAGCATTTATTGTCAACCGTATTGGTGACTTTGGATTTTTGCTGGGGATGTTCATCATCTTCTGGCAGGTCGGTTCGCTTGATTATTCAAAGGTGATGGCAGCCGCCCCGACGGTATTTGTCGCTGGCGGCGGACTGATCACCGCGGCCTGCTTGCTGATGTTTGTCGGCGCTACGGGCAAGTCTGCCCAGTTGCCGTTGTATGTTTGGCTACCGGATGCGATGGAAGGCCCGACTCCAGTCTCCGCGCTTATCCATGCAGCTACCATGGTCACGGCTGGCGTTTACATGATAGCGCGTTCCAGTGCTTTGTTTGTGCTGGCGCCGGATGCCTTGATGGTGGTAGCGATCATCGGCGCGCTGACAGCGCTGTTTGCAGCGACAATCGGTCTGGTTCAAAATGACATCAAGCGGGTGCTGGCGTATTCAACCGTTAGTCAGCTCGGCTATATGTTCCTGGCGTGCGGTGTGGCCGCATTTTCGGCCGGCGTATTTCACTTGATGACCCACGCGTTCTTCAAGGCATTGTTGTTCCTTGGCGCAGGTTCGGTGATTCACGCCATGTCAAGTGAACAGGATATACGGAAGATGGGAGGACTGAAAAAGCATCTTCCGATCACCTATTGGACTTTCCTGCTCGCCTGTCTGGCGATAGCCGGAATTCCAGGCTTCTCCGGATTTTTCTCCAAGGATGAGATTCTTTGGAAAGCGTATTCTTCGAGCCACGGGCACTTGATGTTGTATGTGATCGGTCTGGTGACGGCCATCATGACTGCCTTCTACATGTTCCGTCTGCTTTACCTGACGTTCTGGGGCTCGGAACGTATGGACAAGCATACCAAAGAGCATATCCATGAATCACCCAAGATGATGACAGTGCCGTTGATGGTGCTGGCAGTGCTTTCGGTGATTGGCGGATATGTGGGCATGCCACATGTTTTAGGAGCAACGAACTATTTCGAGGAGTGGCTGGCGCCGGTCTTGGCTAGTTCGGCCGGGCACGGAGCAGAGGTGTCGACTGAGATGCATATGTCCGGGGCAGGGAATGCCGGACTTGAATTGACGCTCATGTTTGTCACGGTCATACTCGCGGTGGGGGCGATTCTCCTGGCGCACCGGATGTATCTCCGTAAACCGGAGATGGCGACCAATATTCGGGAGAAATTCAGCGGGCTTCATAAGCTGCTTCTGAACAAGTATTTTGTCGACGAGATTTACGGTGCACTGGTTGTGCGACCGCTGGTTTATTTCTCTGTTTTCCTCTGGAAAGTCGTTGATGTGCTGATAATCGACGGTCTGGCGAACGGCATTGCCGTGGTCGGCCAGGATGCTTCTGAACTGCTTAAATATGCACAGTCGGGACGAGTACGCGGCTATGCGACCGTCTTCGTGACCGGTGTAGTGGTCATAGTCGGATACCTGGTGCTGAGATAA
- a CDS encoding NADH-quinone oxidoreductase subunit M: protein MDWLSLVTFLPILGVVLLTLVPANQHSTIKMVSLGIAVVTMLVSFYIGYFFDPLATGMQFNVNIPWVKSLGIGYHMGIDGISLLLILLTTILTVLCILASWKSVTTGVKGYFMSMLLLTTGMIGVFCALDLFLFYVFWEVMLIPMYFIIGIWGGPRRVYAAIKFVLFTMFGSLLMLVGILYLYFAYHTATGEYTFDLLKITSMQIGYQPQLWLFGAFALAFAIKVPLFPFHTWLPDAHVQAPTAGSVILAGVLLKMGTYGFLRFCLPMFPDATIVYAPYILLLSVIAIIYGALVAMVQKDVKSLVAFSSVSHMGFVMLGMFALNIEGMSGAVLQMLNHGVSTGALFLIVGMIYERRHTRMIEDFGGIAKVMPVFATFFMIVTLSSIGLPFTNGFVGEYLILLGTFQSNMWYAVFAASGVILAAAYMLWMYQRVIFGKVTNPENERLTDLTMRERFILIPLVIFVFWIGIYPKPLFDRIEPAVKQVLTQVGRAQNASLNEKFQIQAEPTATPTATVTPTSGGH, encoded by the coding sequence ATGGACTGGTTATCATTAGTCACATTCCTTCCGATTTTGGGCGTGGTGCTGCTAACGCTGGTGCCGGCGAACCAGCATTCGACCATTAAGATGGTCAGTCTCGGTATAGCAGTCGTCACCATGCTGGTGTCATTTTATATCGGCTATTTCTTTGACCCGCTCGCGACCGGTATGCAGTTCAATGTCAATATCCCCTGGGTGAAATCGCTCGGGATCGGTTACCATATGGGGATCGACGGTATCTCGTTGTTGTTGATCCTGCTGACGACCATTTTGACAGTTCTCTGTATACTTGCTTCATGGAAATCAGTGACGACCGGCGTGAAGGGGTACTTCATGTCGATGCTGCTGTTGACCACCGGTATGATCGGTGTTTTCTGCGCGCTCGACCTGTTCCTCTTCTATGTCTTCTGGGAAGTGATGCTGATCCCGATGTATTTTATCATCGGTATCTGGGGTGGCCCACGGCGTGTTTATGCGGCGATCAAGTTTGTGCTCTTCACGATGTTCGGCTCGCTGTTGATGCTGGTCGGCATCTTGTATCTCTATTTCGCGTATCATACGGCGACCGGGGAATATACTTTCGACCTGCTGAAGATAACCTCGATGCAGATCGGCTATCAGCCGCAGCTCTGGCTGTTTGGCGCGTTTGCGCTGGCATTTGCGATCAAGGTTCCGCTGTTCCCGTTCCACACCTGGTTGCCCGATGCTCACGTTCAGGCACCAACTGCCGGTTCGGTTATTCTGGCTGGTGTATTGCTGAAGATGGGAACGTACGGCTTCCTGCGCTTCTGCTTGCCGATGTTCCCTGATGCGACGATCGTATACGCTCCTTATATACTGTTACTTTCGGTGATCGCGATCATCTACGGCGCGCTGGTGGCGATGGTCCAAAAGGATGTCAAGTCGCTGGTGGCGTTTTCATCTGTCTCGCATATGGGATTTGTGATGCTCGGGATGTTTGCGCTTAATATCGAAGGGATGTCCGGCGCTGTGCTCCAGATGCTGAATCACGGTGTCTCGACGGGCGCACTCTTCTTAATTGTCGGGATGATCTATGAACGACGGCATACGCGGATGATCGAGGATTTCGGCGGCATCGCCAAGGTGATGCCCGTCTTTGCGACATTCTTCATGATAGTGACACTGTCATCGATCGGCCTGCCGTTTACGAACGGCTTTGTCGGCGAATATCTGATCCTGCTTGGGACATTCCAGTCGAATATGTGGTATGCGGTTTTTGCAGCATCGGGAGTGATTTTGGCGGCTGCCTATATGCTGTGGATGTACCAGCGAGTCATTTTCGGCAAGGTGACCAATCCAGAGAATGAACGGTTAACCGATCTCACTATGCGTGAGCGGTTCATCCTGATACCATTGGTCATTTTCGTTTTCTGGATAGGAATATATCCGAAACCGTTGTTTGATCGGATAGAACCGGCGGTGAAGCAGGTTTTGACGCAGGTCGGGCGGGCGCAGAATGCCAGCCTGAATGAGAAGTTCCAGATCCAGGCAGAACCAACCGCGACACCCACGGCTACCGTGACACCAACCAGTGGAGGCCACTGA
- a CDS encoding glutaredoxin family protein, whose product MSHEVILFTKPGCPYCAAAKKHYTDNGIPFDEINVKESAANMEKALKVSGGQRIVPVIVDHGKVTLGFGGG is encoded by the coding sequence ATGAGTCACGAGGTGATCTTGTTCACGAAACCGGGTTGTCCTTACTGTGCGGCGGCGAAAAAGCACTACACCGACAACGGTATACCGTTTGACGAGATAAATGTGAAGGAGTCCGCGGCTAATATGGAAAAGGCGCTCAAAGTGAGCGGTGGGCAGCGGATCGTGCCGGTGATAGTTGATCATGGGAAGGTCACGCTTGGCTTCGGCGGAGGCTGA
- a CDS encoding NADH-quinone oxidoreductase subunit N yields MTDYASTLSIDFSLIAPELALLVAAAIIMVFSAVRSLPKWAPIVAVAGFAASLALTIMQWGVTQTGFAAMVTVDHFGVLFKLIFLVASTLSLFMAYRYLHVKRINKPEFYAMLLVSTLGMMVMANTTDLIVLFLGLEIMSVPLYVMAGFNRRSLESNEAGIKYFIMGSFATGFLLMGIAFVYGAAQTTSLTRIVTDFAHIANTSGLYLYAGAALLLIGFGFKVSAVPFHSWVPDVYQGSPTPVTAFFSVAPKAAGFAALLRIFSYGFADMAVLQEIFWVLAILTMTVGNILALRQDNVKRMLAYSSISHAGYILVALTVGGAVSVSAAIFYLVAYSMFNLGGFAVVTLLESRSGMKADFSELAGLSRSNPYLAATLALFMFALSGFPPTVGFLGKFYIFSAAVEKGFITLTVIGVMNSFVSVYYYLRVIKVSYFDTFDERPIPVTVNFAILLVLVVTAIGTLGLGFFPDTIINMTRQAIFASM; encoded by the coding sequence ATGACAGATTACGCTTCAACATTGTCGATTGATTTCAGCCTGATCGCTCCCGAACTGGCTCTGCTGGTCGCGGCGGCCATCATCATGGTCTTTTCGGCTGTTCGGTCTCTCCCTAAGTGGGCGCCGATCGTTGCAGTGGCGGGATTCGCCGCATCGTTGGCCTTGACCATCATGCAGTGGGGCGTTACGCAAACCGGATTTGCGGCCATGGTGACAGTGGATCATTTTGGCGTCCTGTTCAAGTTGATCTTTTTGGTGGCGTCGACCTTGTCTCTTTTTATGGCCTACCGATATCTACATGTGAAGCGGATCAACAAGCCTGAGTTCTACGCCATGCTCTTAGTCTCCACGTTGGGGATGATGGTTATGGCGAATACGACCGACCTGATCGTGCTGTTCCTCGGACTTGAGATCATGTCGGTCCCACTCTATGTGATGGCCGGATTCAACCGTCGGAGCCTCGAATCAAACGAGGCAGGGATCAAGTATTTCATTATGGGGTCGTTTGCGACTGGATTCCTGCTGATGGGAATCGCGTTTGTATACGGCGCGGCTCAGACAACCAGCCTGACTCGAATTGTAACTGATTTCGCTCATATCGCAAATACTTCGGGACTTTATCTTTATGCAGGCGCGGCATTGCTGCTAATCGGATTCGGGTTTAAGGTTTCCGCGGTGCCATTCCATAGTTGGGTACCCGATGTCTATCAGGGGTCGCCGACGCCGGTCACGGCCTTTTTCTCTGTAGCTCCGAAAGCAGCCGGGTTTGCCGCTTTGCTTCGGATATTCAGCTACGGATTTGCCGATATGGCGGTTCTTCAGGAGATATTCTGGGTGCTGGCTATCCTGACGATGACGGTCGGTAATATCCTGGCGCTCAGGCAGGACAATGTCAAGCGGATGCTGGCCTACTCATCGATCTCGCACGCTGGCTATATTCTGGTAGCATTGACGGTTGGGGGAGCGGTATCGGTATCGGCCGCGATCTTCTACCTGGTCGCATATAGCATGTTCAATTTGGGCGGGTTCGCAGTGGTGACGCTCCTGGAGAGCCGTTCCGGGATGAAGGCGGATTTCTCCGAATTGGCCGGACTGTCGCGCTCAAACCCGTATCTGGCGGCAACATTGGCTCTGTTCATGTTTGCGCTGAGCGGTTTTCCGCCGACGGTGGGATTCCTCGGCAAATTCTATATTTTCTCCGCGGCTGTGGAGAAAGGGTTCATTACACTGACGGTGATCGGTGTGATGAATTCATTCGTGTCGGTTTACTACTATCTGCGCGTGATCAAGGTTTCCTATTTCGATACGTTTGATGAACGACCGATCCCGGTAACGGTCAATTTCGCCATTCTGCTTGTCCTGGTGGTCACGGCCATAGGCACGCTGGGCCTTGGATTCTTCCCGGACACGATCATTAATATGACCCGGCAGGCGATCTTCGCGTCAATGTAA
- a CDS encoding insulinase family protein, producing the protein MRSQFPTVCACLALVILFSGAAIAQSAPKLNVEHYELPNGLDVILCEDHTIPAVAVNIWYHVGSKNERNGRTGFAHLFEHMMFQGSEHYNFDVFNFVEQMGGECNGSTNVDRTNYFEVVPKNYLEQVLALDADRMGNLLPTMDQAKLDNQRDVVKNERRQRYENEPYAISWELVPHLLYPSDHGYSWPTIGSMEDLSAASLDDVKEFFVKFYSPNNASLCITGDFDPAQAKGWVEKYFGPIAPGRPIERVAEYVPSLDGVKRAVAEDRVRYPRLYMTWPTPGFYKPGDADLDILATILTYGSNSRLYKSLVHEKQIAQSIVAAQYSSEIGSRFEINAIVREGHTLEEVEGAIDAELQKVLSDGVTASEVAAAQNIYEMDFFLRLENIRDKADIINSYNVFLGDPNNLEWDLGRYRNVTPASVIDAAKKYLHLDKRLILSVVPQKNLAAKGEIDRAVKPTAGSDPKFVPPVPEMDKLENGLEIYVISRPDLPLVQVNLLVKSGWAAEPAEKPGLGSLTVGLLKNGTTSRTLMQISEEMKQFGAILTTSSSFDYSKVDLSVLKRNLDKALPVMADVVLNPLFAQDELDRQRSLRIERSKQENDHPVDAAFKTLYQLLYGDHHPYGQSYTGTGTVNFLEGMTRENVIAFYQSTFKPNNAALLFVGDITMSEAKEKAKRYFGSWQQGTSVSTVIPEPSLPDETIIYLIDMPGAVQSIVVAGHPGMSRLSPDYAAAQVINTALGDHFSSRLNMNLREDKGYTYGAYTFFTSRRGTGAFVAYSAVQTQSTKESVAEMVREFRDIVGSRPVSDVEMQTNREFLIRSLPQEFQSVAAIASHLDTLVQNGLPIDYWNKYMDQLASVDVPMVNAKAKEYLHPDNLIIVISGDRAKIEEGLRGLGIGEVVIVPKALH; encoded by the coding sequence TTGCGGTCACAGTTCCCAACGGTTTGTGCCTGTCTGGCATTGGTCATTCTCTTTTCAGGTGCAGCGATCGCGCAGTCCGCACCGAAACTCAATGTCGAACATTATGAATTGCCGAACGGGCTGGATGTGATCCTCTGTGAGGATCACACTATTCCGGCGGTGGCAGTCAATATCTGGTACCATGTCGGTTCGAAGAATGAAAGGAATGGGCGGACCGGGTTTGCTCATCTGTTTGAGCACATGATGTTTCAGGGGAGCGAGCACTACAATTTCGATGTGTTCAACTTTGTCGAGCAGATGGGCGGAGAGTGCAACGGCAGCACCAATGTGGACCGAACGAATTATTTCGAAGTCGTCCCGAAAAACTACCTCGAGCAGGTACTGGCACTCGATGCCGACCGAATGGGGAATCTTTTGCCAACAATGGACCAGGCGAAACTGGATAACCAGCGCGATGTGGTCAAGAATGAGCGCCGCCAGAGATATGAGAACGAGCCGTACGCCATCAGTTGGGAACTAGTACCACACCTTCTGTATCCTTCAGACCATGGTTACTCCTGGCCGACAATCGGGAGTATGGAAGACCTATCGGCGGCCTCGCTGGACGATGTCAAAGAGTTTTTCGTGAAGTTTTACTCGCCGAACAACGCGTCTCTATGTATTACCGGGGACTTCGATCCGGCGCAGGCAAAAGGATGGGTGGAGAAGTATTTCGGCCCGATTGCGCCGGGGCGACCGATCGAACGAGTGGCCGAGTATGTGCCGTCGCTTGACGGCGTGAAACGGGCGGTAGCGGAAGATCGCGTCAGATATCCCCGCCTTTACATGACCTGGCCGACCCCCGGATTCTACAAACCTGGAGATGCCGATCTGGATATTCTGGCAACCATCCTGACTTATGGGTCGAACTCACGCTTGTACAAATCGCTAGTACATGAAAAGCAGATAGCCCAGAGCATTGTTGCCGCGCAGTATTCGAGCGAAATAGGCAGCCGGTTTGAGATCAATGCGATCGTACGTGAGGGGCACACGCTGGAAGAAGTGGAAGGGGCCATCGATGCCGAATTGCAGAAGGTCCTTTCAGACGGGGTGACCGCATCCGAGGTCGCGGCAGCACAGAACATTTATGAAATGGATTTCTTCCTGCGGCTCGAAAATATCCGTGACAAAGCAGACATTATAAACAGCTACAATGTTTTTCTCGGAGATCCGAACAATTTGGAGTGGGATCTTGGTCGCTATCGCAATGTAACTCCTGCATCAGTCATTGATGCCGCAAAGAAATATCTGCACCTAGACAAGAGGTTGATTCTGTCAGTTGTTCCTCAAAAGAATCTGGCAGCAAAGGGAGAGATCGACCGCGCGGTGAAGCCGACAGCCGGCAGCGATCCGAAATTTGTGCCTCCAGTGCCGGAGATGGATAAGCTGGAGAACGGACTGGAGATCTATGTGATCAGCCGACCGGACCTTCCTCTGGTGCAGGTCAATTTGCTTGTCAAGAGCGGATGGGCAGCAGAACCGGCCGAAAAGCCGGGACTGGGCAGTCTGACGGTAGGCCTTCTCAAGAACGGAACGACTAGCCGGACTTTGATGCAGATATCCGAGGAGATGAAGCAGTTTGGAGCAATCCTAACGACGAGCAGTAGTTTCGACTATTCAAAGGTCGACCTCAGTGTCCTGAAGCGGAACCTGGACAAGGCACTACCAGTGATGGCGGATGTAGTGCTTAACCCCTTGTTCGCGCAAGATGAACTGGATCGGCAGCGATCGCTACGTATCGAAAGGTCGAAACAGGAGAATGATCACCCAGTCGATGCCGCCTTTAAGACTCTCTACCAACTGCTGTATGGCGATCATCATCCGTATGGTCAGTCATATACCGGGACAGGAACAGTGAATTTTCTGGAGGGAATGACCCGAGAGAATGTAATCGCGTTCTATCAGTCGACCTTTAAACCGAATAATGCGGCGCTTCTCTTTGTCGGAGACATTACGATGTCGGAAGCAAAGGAGAAGGCGAAACGGTACTTTGGGAGCTGGCAGCAGGGGACTTCGGTGTCGACTGTCATTCCCGAGCCGTCGCTGCCTGACGAAACAATAATCTATCTGATAGATATGCCGGGTGCGGTACAGAGCATTGTGGTGGCTGGCCACCCCGGAATGTCGCGGTTGTCGCCTGACTATGCGGCCGCTCAAGTTATTAATACGGCCCTTGGCGACCATTTCTCCAGCCGTCTGAATATGAACCTTCGGGAAGACAAGGGGTATACCTACGGCGCTTACACATTCTTCACCAGTCGAAGAGGAACCGGTGCGTTTGTTGCCTATTCGGCGGTACAAACCCAATCGACCAAGGAATCAGTGGCAGAAATGGTAAGAGAATTCCGGGATATTGTCGGCAGTCGCCCGGTAAGCGATGTTGAGATGCAAACCAATAGAGAGTTTTTGATCCGAAGTTTGCCTCAAGAATTTCAGTCTGTTGCAGCTATTGCGTCCCATCTGGACACGCTTGTCCAGAACGGTCTGCCAATCGACTACTGGAACAAATATATGGACCAGTTGGCTTCGGTCGATGTCCCGATGGTCAATGCTAAGGCGAAAGAATATCTTCACCCGGATAACCTGATCATCGTGATTTCGGGTGATCGGGCAAAGATCGAGGAGGGACTGCGCGGACTGGGGATTGGGGAAGTCGTCATTGTGCCTAAAGCACTGCACTGA
- a CDS encoding amidophosphoribosyltransferase produces MLEDVIHDQCGIFGIVGNADAAELAYLGLYALQHRGQESAGIITVDSGKVHLHKGMGQVAEVFAEKANLKKLTGDIALGHVRYSTTGASSLINIQPFLITNRNKYLAVAHNGNLTNSLELRSKLDAKGSIFQTTSDTEIILHLTATSKKANTLARICDALSIIKGAFSLLFMTENSLIAARDPHGFRPLALGKFNGAMVVASETCAFDIIGGEYIRDIEPGEVLEITRDGMKSHYPMKAAKPAHCIFEYIYFSRPDSKVFGENVDKIRRRLGRQLAREHPVEADIVIGIPDSANTATLGYAEESGIPFEIGLIRNHYVGRTFIDPEQHIRDLDVRVKFNPVRGVLNGKRVIVVDDSIVRGTTSKKMVQMIRDAGAKEVHFRVSSPPIISPCFFGIDMPTRAELIAANKSLEEIEKYLGVDSLRYLSLDGMLAMPSLPKAGFCHGCFSSQYPMKVPEINGKHRLELQKVKV; encoded by the coding sequence ATGCTGGAAGATGTAATTCACGACCAATGCGGTATCTTCGGAATCGTCGGCAATGCCGATGCGGCCGAACTCGCCTACCTCGGACTCTATGCCCTTCAACATCGCGGCCAGGAATCCGCCGGAATCATTACGGTCGATAGCGGCAAGGTACACCTGCACAAAGGTATGGGGCAGGTCGCCGAAGTCTTCGCCGAAAAAGCCAATCTCAAGAAACTGACCGGGGATATTGCGCTCGGCCATGTCCGTTACAGCACGACCGGTGCGTCCTCACTCATCAATATTCAGCCTTTCCTGATCACTAACAGGAACAAGTATCTCGCGGTCGCCCACAATGGCAACCTGACCAATTCGCTGGAGCTTCGCTCTAAGCTCGATGCCAAGGGCTCGATTTTCCAGACCACCTCGGACACTGAGATCATCCTTCATCTTACGGCCACGTCGAAGAAGGCAAATACGCTCGCTCGCATCTGCGACGCGTTGTCGATCATCAAGGGGGCCTTCTCGCTTCTCTTCATGACCGAAAATTCGCTCATTGCCGCACGTGACCCGCACGGCTTCCGCCCGTTGGCGCTTGGCAAGTTCAACGGTGCAATGGTGGTCGCCTCCGAAACCTGCGCGTTTGACATCATCGGTGGCGAATATATCCGGGACATCGAGCCTGGCGAAGTGCTGGAGATCACCCGCGACGGCATGAAATCGCATTACCCTATGAAGGCAGCCAAACCGGCCCACTGCATTTTTGAATACATCTACTTCTCGCGTCCCGATTCAAAAGTCTTCGGCGAGAATGTCGATAAGATCCGCCGTCGCCTTGGTCGCCAACTGGCTCGCGAACACCCGGTCGAAGCAGATATCGTTATCGGTATCCCCGATTCGGCCAACACCGCGACCCTCGGCTATGCCGAAGAATCCGGTATCCCGTTTGAGATCGGATTGATTCGCAACCATTACGTGGGGCGCACCTTTATCGATCCGGAGCAACACATTCGCGATCTCGATGTCCGCGTCAAATTCAACCCGGTTCGCGGTGTACTCAATGGGAAACGGGTCATTGTTGTCGATGACTCTATCGTTCGCGGCACGACCTCCAAAAAGATGGTTCAGATGATTCGTGATGCCGGTGCCAAGGAAGTACATTTCCGGGTCTCTTCCCCGCCTATCATCTCCCCCTGCTTTTTTGGGATCGACATGCCGACTCGTGCGGAACTGATCGCGGCCAATAAGTCGCTTGAAGAGATTGAAAAGTACCTCGGAGTCGATTCGCTTCGTTACTTGTCACTGGATGGCATGCTGGCGATGCCGTCACTCCCCAAAGCAGGCTTCTGCCACGGCTGCTTCTCCAGTCAGTACCCAATGAAAGTCCCGGAGATCAACGGCAAGCACCGTTTGGAACTGCAAAAGGTCAAAGTGTAA